One region of Salvia miltiorrhiza cultivar Shanhuang (shh) chromosome 3, IMPLAD_Smil_shh, whole genome shotgun sequence genomic DNA includes:
- the LOC131015098 gene encoding uncharacterized protein LOC131015098 — protein MAMDKGKAVMGSGRRWAIEFTDNSTSHSSRDIADPPSFTRASQEQDDSAMSKQKKDAEANWKAQKAWEVAQAPFKNLFMMAFMMWMAGSTVHLFSIGITFSALLQPLNALRGVGKVFEPYKDKKVDLMLPKLVFIALNLVGLGLGVWKLNTLGLLPTHVSDWVSSLPPAQEVEYSGGGIPLF, from the exons ATGGCAATGGATAAGGGCAAAGCAGTGATGGGTTCGGGCCGCCGATGGGCCATCGAATTCACGGACAATTCCACCTCGCATTCTTCGCGCGATATTGCCGATCCTCCCAGCTTCACTCGCGCTTCGCAAGAACAG GATGATTCAGCCATGAGCAAACAGAAGAAGGACGCCGAAGCTAACTGGAAAGCTCAG AAAGCCTGGGAAGTCGCACAAGCACCATTTAAAAATTTGTTCATGATGGCCTTCATGATGTGGATGGCTGGAAGCACGGTTCATCTGTTTAGCATTGGTATAACATTTTCAGCTCTTTTGCAGCCCTTAAATGCACTTCGAGGGGTTGGCAAAG TCTTTGAGCCTTACAAGGACAAGAAAGTGGACCTGATGCTGCCTAAATTAGTTTTTATCGCCCTTAATTTGGTAGGATTAGGACTCGGTGTCTGGAAG CTTAACACATTGGGTCTTCTTCCAACTCACGTGTCAGATTGGGTTTCATCCCTGCCCCCTGCTCAG GAGGTCGAGTATTCCGGTGGTGGCATTCCGCTTTTCTGA
- the LOC131019089 gene encoding premnaspirodiene oxygenase-like codes for MEIPYHFLPYLLIFISFLFILILIKLYKTSGNRRKLPPGPWKLPILGNLHQLIGSLPHHALRTLSRKHGPLMHMSLGEIPVVVVSSPRIAEEIAKTNDVAFANRVELMLPKIVLYNSTDIASAPYGDYWRFMRKLCVLEFLNHKKVRSFHSLMEDEVLHLVESVRVSQAMPVNLSRRILSTECRIICRATVGRVCRVQEPLIAIVKEAVAIGAVFNAADLFPSMRFLHLLSAGSRGRLQSMHVRADRILEDIIRQHQEKRLIGNGDSMEEEDIVDVLLRASERDDLQVAITTDNIKANIFEMFIAGIETSSLVIEWAMSEMMKNPRVLHKAQAEVRAVLQGKERFPKTEIQKLKYLKMVIKETLRLHPPGPLLCPRRCREETRIHGYDIPVGTVVLINVWAIGRDPEFWLEPERFEPERFQDATTDFHGKHFEFIPFGAGRRICPGIAFGLAGVELSLAHLLYHFDWKIPGGISPEEFDMTENFGASNGRKNNLLLTADFLIS; via the exons ATGGAAATCCCCTACCACTTTCTTCCATATTTGCTCATTTTCATCTCCTTTCTCTTCATTCTCATCCTAATCAAACTATACAAAACGTCAGGAAATCGTCGAAAATTGCCACCAGGCCCCTGGAAACTTCCTATATTGGGAAACTTGCACCAGTTGATAGGTTCACTCCCACACCATGCACTCAGAACCCTATCGCGGAAACACGGCCCCCTCATGCATATGAGCCTCGGCGAGATCCCGGTCGTCGTTGTCTCGTCGCCTAGAATTGCAGAAGAGATCGCCAAGACCAACGATGTCGCGTTTGCCAATCGAGTCGAGCTCATGCTTCCCAAGATAGTACTGTACAACTCCACCGACATCGCGTCCGCTCCTTACGGCGATTACTGGAGATTCATGCGCAAACTCTGCGTGCTCGAGTTTCTCAACCACAAGAAGGTCCGGTCGTTCCATAGTTTGATGGAAGACGAGGTTCTGCACCTCGTGGAATCCGTTCGAGTTTCCCAAGCAATGCCGGTCAATCTGAGCCGCCGGATTCTGTCCACTGAGTGCCGGATCATCTGCAGGGCCACGGTTGGGCGGGTCTGCAGGGTTCAAGAGCCGTTGATCGCGATCGTCAAGGAAGCCGTGGCGATTGGTGCAGTTTTCAACGCGGCGGATCTGTTCCCGTCGATGAGATTTCTCCATCTTTTGTCGGCCGGGTCGCGGGGGAGGCTGCAGAGCATGCACGTCAGAGCCGATCGCATTCTTGAAGATATCATCCGGCAGCATCAAGAGAAGAGGTTGATCGGAAATGGTGATTCAATGGAGGAGGAAGATATAGTTGATGTTTTACTGAGGGCTAGTGAGAGAGATGATCTTCAAGTTGCCATCACTACGGATAATATCAAGGCCAACATTTTT GAAATGTTCATAGCTGGGATAGAGACGTCATCGTTGGTGATCGAGTGGGCAATGTCGGAGATGATGAAGAATCCACGAGTGTTACACAAGGCACAAGCAGAAGTGAGAGCAGTTCTCCAAGGAAAGGAGAGATTCCCAAAAACCGAAATCCAGAAACTGAAGTACCTCAAAATGGTGATCAAGGAAACCTTGAGGCTGCATCCGCCCGGCCCGCTGCTGTGTCCAAGGCGCTGTCGGGAGGAGACAAGGATCCATGGCTACGACATTCCCGTGGGCACGGTAGTGTTGATCAACGTATGGGCCATTGGGAGAGACCCCGAGTTTTGGCTGGAACCTGAGAGATTCGAGCCGGAGAGATTTCAAGATGCCACAACTGATTTCCATGGCAAGCATTTTGAGTTCATACCGTTTGGTGCGGGAAGAAGAATCTGCCCCGGGATCGCTTTCGGGTTGGCGGGCGTCGAGCTCTCCCTTGCTCATCTCTTGTACCATTTTGACTGGAAAATCCCAGGTGGGATCAGTCCAGAGGAATTTGACATGACTGAGAACTTTGGGGCATCGAATGGGAGGAAGAACAATTTGCTCCTCACTGCAGACTTCTTGATTTCCTAG
- the LOC131019090 gene encoding premnaspirodiene oxygenase-like, protein MEIPFHFIPYLLIFISFLFILILINLYKTSGNRRRLAPGHWKLPILGNLHQIIGSLPHQALRTLSQKHGPLMHMSLGELPVAVVSSPRIAKTNDVAFANRVELMPPKIVLHNSTNIASAPYGDYWRLEFLRHKEVRSFGHSLMEDEVSRLVDAVRVSRAMPVDLSRGILSDECRIICGATVGRVCGVQEPLIAVVKEPATIGAVFNTADLFPSMRSLPLLSADPDIIRQHQEKRLIGNGDSMEEEDIVDVLLRASERDDLLQVGITMDNIKANIFEMFIAGIETSSLVIEWAMSEMMKNRRVLHKAQAEVRAVLQGKERFPKTEIQKLKYLKMVIKETLRLHPPGQLRRCREETRIHGHDIPVDTVVLINVWAIGRDPEFWPEPERFEPERFQDVTTDYHGKQFEFIPFGAGRRICPGIAFGLAGVELSLDFLGEYITPSVD, encoded by the exons ATGGAAATCCCCTTCCACTTTATTCCATATTTGCTCATTTTCATCTCCTTTCTCTTCATTCTCATTCTAATCAACCTATACAAAACGTCAGGAAATCGTCGAAGATTGGCACCAGGCCACTGGAAACTTCCTATATTGGGAAACTTGCACCAAATAATAGGCTCACTCCCACACCAAGCACTCAGAACCCTATCGCAGAAACACGGCCCCCTCATGCATATGAGCCTCGGCGAGCTCCCGGTCGCCGTCGTCTCGTCGCCTAGAATCGCCAAGACCAACGACGTCGCGTTCGCCAATCGGGTCGAGCTCATGCCTCCCAAGATAGTACTGCACAACTCCACCAACATCGCGTCCGCTCCTTACGGCGATTACTGGAGACTCGAGTTTCTCAGACACAAGGAGGTCCGTTCGTTCGGCCATAGCTTGATGGAAGACGAGGTTTCGCGCCTCGTCGATGCCGTTCGAGTTTCCCGAGCAATGCCGGTCGATCTGAGCCGCGGGATTCTGTCCGATGAGTGCCGGATCATCTGCGGGGCCACGGTTGGCCGCGTCTGCGGGGTTCAAGAGCCGTTGATCGCGGTCGTCAAGGAACCCGCGACGATCGGAGCCGTTTTCAACACGGCGGATCTGTTCCCGTCGATGAGATCTCTCCCTCTTCTGTCGGCCGACCCAGATATCATCCGGCAGCACCAAGAGAAGAGGTTGATCGGAAATGGTGATTCAATGGAGGAGGAAGATATAGTTGATGTTTTACTGAGGGCCAGTGAGAGAGATGATCTTCTTCAAGTTGGCATCACTATGGATAATATCAAGGCCAACATTTTT GAAATGTTCATAGCTGGGATAGAGACGTCGTCGTTGGTGATCGAGTGGGCAATGTCGGAGATGATGAAGAATCGACGAGTGTTACACAAGGCGCAAGCAGAAGTGAGAGCAGTTCTCCAAGGAAAGGAGAGATTCCCAAAAACTGAAATCCAGAAACTGAAGTACCTCAAAATGGTGATCAAGGAAACCTTGAGGCTGCATCCGCCCGGTCAGCTGAGGCGCTGTCGGGAGGAGACAAGGATCCACGGCCACGACATTCCCGTGGACACGGTCGTGTTGATCAACGTATGGGCCATCGGGAGAGACCCCGAGTTCTGGCCGGAACCTGAGAGATTCGAGCCGGAGAGATTTCAAGATGTCACAACTGATTACCATGGCAAGCAATTCGAGTTCATACCGTTTGGTGCGGGCAGAAGAATCTGCCCGGGGATCGCGTTCGGGTTGGCGGGCGTCGAGCTCTCCCTTGATTTCCTAGGagaatatattactccctct GTAGACTGA
- the LOC131015099 gene encoding probably inactive copalyl diphosphate synthase 3-like isoform X2 has product MYILSTRPIIFPFGNGCESISSSTQGRRLSSQNCSNRIWKNGRHEVPPHMNNYRSFWKDLTNAARRGKSKFPQVCSGNIDGIEVQPLNEIKYGLETPWYARLPRLDARFFIEHYSVDEVLIDKSLYRLTDKKKDTYIELAKLDYNKCREQHQLEWNQMQQWYEDCKLEDFGISKRNILEAHFFAVASIYEVERSGERVAWVKSQILAEILQTYYYIKQLPQSKSDHEIEFTTAFGTKIHVGGEGFKNVQRIITILFEALTQLKKNAQEKIVGDVSDDLLHEAWGGWLKKLGEGTGEEIQEVEVMVRSINICGGHILSKEVLSHHEYNTLSQLTNQICHHLLKLQNHKTIGVEKIDKEMQSLVQLVMQDSSNGMSKAMKQTFLVVAKTFYHRAYFSAQEIEQHISMILFQNVV; this is encoded by the exons ATGTACATTCTTTCAACTCGACCCATCATTTTCCCTTTTGGAAATGGCTGCGAATCGATCTCCTCTTCTACACAAGGGCGTCGTCTCTCCTCGCAAAACTGCAGCAACA GGATATGGAAGAATGGGAGACATGAAGTTCCACCCCATATGAATAACTATCGTAGTTTCTGGAAAGATCTAACAAACGCTGCAAGAAGAG GTAAGTCGAAGTTTCCACAAGTATGTTCCGGAAATATTGATGGCATCGAGGTGCAACCCTTGAATGAG ATTAAATATGGGCTAGAAACGCCATGGTATGCCAGACTTCCTCGCCTAGATGCTCGATTCTTTATCGAGCATTACAGCGTAGACGAAGTCTTGATCGACAAGTCATTGTACAG GCTTACCGACAAAAAAAAGGATACCTATATTGAGCTCGCAAAATTAGATTACAATAAATGTCGAGAACAACATCAGCTGGAATGGAACCAGATGCAGCA ATGGTATGAAGATTGCAAGCTTGAGGATTTCGGGATAAGCAAAAGGAACATTCTAGAAGCCCACTTTTTCGCGGTTGCGAGCATATATGAGGTGGAGAGATCAGGAGAAAGAGTAGCTTGGGTTAAATCCCAGATTTTGGCTGAAATTCTTCAAACTTATTACTACATTAAGCAACTTCCTCAATCCAAATCAGACCACGAGATTGAATTTACGACAGCATTCGGCACAAAAATCCATGTTGGCGGAGAAGG TTTCAAGAATGTACAAAGGATTATAACTATACTGTTTGAAGCCCTAACACAACTCAAGAAAAATGCACAAGAAAAAATTGTTGGAGATGTTAGCGACGACCTACTCCACGAGGCC TGGGGAGGATGGTTGAAGAAGCTAGGTGAAGGGACAGGAGAAGAAATTCAAGAAGTAGAGGTGATGGTAAGAAGTATAAATATTTGTGGTGGCCATATACTCTCCAAAGAGGTATTATCCCACCATGAATACAACACTCTTTCACAACTCACTAATCAAATCTGCCACCACCTTCTCAAGCTTCAAAATCACAAG ACGATCGGCGTGGAAAAAATCGATAAGGAAATGCAGTCACTGGTGCAGTTAGTGATGCAGGACTCCTCCAACGGCATGAGTAAAGCCATGAAGCAAACATTTTTGGTGGTGGCTAAAACGTTTTATCACAGGGCTTATTTTTCTGCTCAAGAAATTGAACAACACATATCAATGATACTGTTCCAGAATGTTGTTTAA
- the LOC131015099 gene encoding probably inactive copalyl diphosphate synthase 3-like isoform X1: MYILSTRPIIFPFGNGCESISSSTQGRRLSSQNCSNRIWKNGRHEVPPHMNNYRSFWKDLTNAARRATAGKSKFPQVCSGNIDGIEVQPLNEIKYGLETPWYARLPRLDARFFIEHYSVDEVLIDKSLYRLTDKKKDTYIELAKLDYNKCREQHQLEWNQMQQWYEDCKLEDFGISKRNILEAHFFAVASIYEVERSGERVAWVKSQILAEILQTYYYIKQLPQSKSDHEIEFTTAFGTKIHVGGEGFKNVQRIITILFEALTQLKKNAQEKIVGDVSDDLLHEAWGGWLKKLGEGTGEEIQEVEVMVRSINICGGHILSKEVLSHHEYNTLSQLTNQICHHLLKLQNHKTIGVEKIDKEMQSLVQLVMQDSSNGMSKAMKQTFLVVAKTFYHRAYFSAQEIEQHISMILFQNVV, from the exons ATGTACATTCTTTCAACTCGACCCATCATTTTCCCTTTTGGAAATGGCTGCGAATCGATCTCCTCTTCTACACAAGGGCGTCGTCTCTCCTCGCAAAACTGCAGCAACA GGATATGGAAGAATGGGAGACATGAAGTTCCACCCCATATGAATAACTATCGTAGTTTCTGGAAAGATCTAACAAACGCTGCAAGAAGAG CAACTGCAGGTAAGTCGAAGTTTCCACAAGTATGTTCCGGAAATATTGATGGCATCGAGGTGCAACCCTTGAATGAG ATTAAATATGGGCTAGAAACGCCATGGTATGCCAGACTTCCTCGCCTAGATGCTCGATTCTTTATCGAGCATTACAGCGTAGACGAAGTCTTGATCGACAAGTCATTGTACAG GCTTACCGACAAAAAAAAGGATACCTATATTGAGCTCGCAAAATTAGATTACAATAAATGTCGAGAACAACATCAGCTGGAATGGAACCAGATGCAGCA ATGGTATGAAGATTGCAAGCTTGAGGATTTCGGGATAAGCAAAAGGAACATTCTAGAAGCCCACTTTTTCGCGGTTGCGAGCATATATGAGGTGGAGAGATCAGGAGAAAGAGTAGCTTGGGTTAAATCCCAGATTTTGGCTGAAATTCTTCAAACTTATTACTACATTAAGCAACTTCCTCAATCCAAATCAGACCACGAGATTGAATTTACGACAGCATTCGGCACAAAAATCCATGTTGGCGGAGAAGG TTTCAAGAATGTACAAAGGATTATAACTATACTGTTTGAAGCCCTAACACAACTCAAGAAAAATGCACAAGAAAAAATTGTTGGAGATGTTAGCGACGACCTACTCCACGAGGCC TGGGGAGGATGGTTGAAGAAGCTAGGTGAAGGGACAGGAGAAGAAATTCAAGAAGTAGAGGTGATGGTAAGAAGTATAAATATTTGTGGTGGCCATATACTCTCCAAAGAGGTATTATCCCACCATGAATACAACACTCTTTCACAACTCACTAATCAAATCTGCCACCACCTTCTCAAGCTTCAAAATCACAAG ACGATCGGCGTGGAAAAAATCGATAAGGAAATGCAGTCACTGGTGCAGTTAGTGATGCAGGACTCCTCCAACGGCATGAGTAAAGCCATGAAGCAAACATTTTTGGTGGTGGCTAAAACGTTTTATCACAGGGCTTATTTTTCTGCTCAAGAAATTGAACAACACATATCAATGATACTGTTCCAGAATGTTGTTTAA
- the LOC131015101 gene encoding F-box/LRR-repeat protein At3g26922-like — translation MDEWEDYGTAEANSGRDRLSELPDSLILSILSLLDMRDVVRTSIFSKRWRYLWSTIPCLEFFEQTSSTISRVLSQWKCPKILKFQLSFGNFTEGLSIDVDSWLLFVIEKQVGEFFLDFFNSDHKYRLPQALYSCSSITKLTLEDCTLRIEENVQWNQLKILKLGYLNWLSGDAINQILLGAPRLEELVLEYILYDIGENENFNIRSTSLKMLNIIVDHDARWPETAVLRIWAPNLLTFNIEASLYCTCLLDVPSLTHAILNLFNFGDIATRFKLFKHVFRGIRHVEKVKLSSNWFIKSLVELKNQDMVMPLLDSKILELYHGDAKDMLDLVGMMFPKLERLIVRTFCYKDISAEDLHIAMVDVCNSLASAKMTFPSPSLLHLKTIEATCSMCDPSIIPAIEILLENAPVLEKMVIRLKRDESDPKTFTLAREKVLSMPRSSPTAQVIISLVNPPYHFNL, via the exons ATGGATGAATGGGAAGATTACGGAACTGCAGAAGCAAACAGCGGTCGAGATCGACTCAGTGAGTTACCCGACTCTTTAATTCTTTCAATCCTTTCATTGTTGGATATGAGAGATGTTGTTCGGACAAGCATTTTCTCAAAACGTTGGAGATATCTCTGGTCCACCATCCCCTGCCTCGAATTCTTCGAACAAACTTCAAGTACTATTTCTCGTGTTCTTTCACAATGGAAATGCCCTAAGATTCTGAAATTCCAATTATCTTTCGGTAATTTCACTGAGGGCCTTAGTATTGATGTTGATTCTTGGCTGCTTTTTGTTATCGAGAAACAAGTGGGAGAGTTTTTTCTAGACTTTTTCAATAGTGACCATAAATACCGCTTACCTCAGGCCTTGTATTCATGCTCGTCGATTACAAAATTAACTCTTGAGGATTGTACGCTGAGAATTGAAGAGAATGTGCAGTGGAATCAACTCAAGATATTAAAATTAGGATATCTGAATTGGTTGAGTGGTGATGCCATAAACCAAATTCTTTTGGGTGCTCCTCGGTTGGAAGAGTTGGTTTTGGAGTATATACTATATGATATTGGTGAAAACGAAAACTTCAATATCCGATCTACTAGTTTGAAGATGCTGAACATAATCGTGGATCATGATGCTCGTTGGCCTGAAACTGCAGTGCTGAGAATTTGGGCCCCTAATCTCTTGACTTTTAATATTGAGGCTAGTCTTTATTGTACTTGTTTGTTGGATGTCCCGTCTTTGACTCATGCAATTCTTAATCTGTTTAACTTTGGAGATATAGCAACACGATTTAAATTGTTTAAGCATGTTTTTCGAGGCATCCGCCATGTTGAGAAGGTCAAGTTGTCATCAAATTGGTTCATTAAG TCGCTTGTCGAATTAAAGAACCAAGATATGGTTATGCCGTTGTTAGATTCTAAGATTCTAGAGCTCTACCATGGCGATGCCAAAGATATGCTTGATTTGGTTGGGATGATGTTTCCCAAGCTGGAGAGGTTAATTGTTCGTACATTCTGCTATAAG GATATCTCTGCTGAAGATCTTCACATTGCTATGGTTGATGTATGTAATTCATTGGCGTCTGCCAAGATGACTTTTCCCAGTCCCTCTCTTCTCCATCTAAAGACAATTGAGGCTACTTGTTCCATGTGCGACCCTTCAATAATTCCGGCAATAGAAATTCTGTTGGAAAACGCTCCCGTACTTGAAAAGATGGTTATTCGACTAAAACGGGACGAATCTGATCCAAAGACATTCACTTTGGCACGAGAGAAGGTGCTGAGTATGCCGAGATCCTCTCCTACTGCACAAGTCATCATAAGCTTAGTTAATCCTCCCTACCATTTTAATCTTTAG
- the LOC131015102 gene encoding F-box/LRR-repeat protein At3g26922-like, with translation MDEWEDYGTAEANSGRDRLSELPDSLILSILSLLDMRDVIRTSIFSKRWRNLWSTIPCLEFIEQTPSTISRVLSQWKCPKILKFRLSFGNFTEGLSIDVDSWLLFVIEKQVGELFLDFVANEPIYRLPQPLYSCSSITKLTLEDCTLRIEENVQWNQLKILKLGFLNWLSGDAINQILLGAPRLEELVLEYILYDIGENENLNIRSTSLKMLRLIVDYGTRFPETSVLRIWAPNLLTFNIEGNLYCTCLLDVPSLTHAILDLFNPGDIATRFELFKHVFRGIRHAEKVKLSSNLFIKLLAELKNQEMVMPLLDSKILELYHGDAKDMLDLVGMMFPKLERLIVHNFFYKRLIGEDLHIAMVDVCNSLASAKMTFPSPSLLHLKTFEATYSICDLSIIPAIGILLENAPILEKMVIRLQQDESDPKTFTLAREKVLSMPRCSPTAQVIISLVLI, from the exons ATGGATGAATGGGAAGATTACGGAACTGCAGAAGCAAACAGCGGTCGAGATCGACTCAGTGAGTTACCCGACTCTTTAATTCTTTCAATCCTTTCATTGTTGGATATGAGAGATGTTATTCGGACAAGCATTTTCTCAAAACGTTGGAGAAATCTCTGGTCCACCATCCCCTGCCTTGAATTCATCGAACAAACTCCAAGTACTATTTCTCGTGTTCTTTCACAATGGAAATGCCCTAAGATTCTGAAATTCCGCTTATCTTTCGGTAATTTCACTGAGGGCCTTAGTATTGATGTTGATTCTTGGCTGCTTTTTGTTATCGAGAAACAAGTGGGAGAGCTTTTTTTAGACTTTGTCGCTAATGAGCCTATATACCGCTTACCTCAGCCCTTGTATTCATGCTCGTCGATTACAAAATTAACTCTTGAGGATTGTACGCTGAGAATTGAGGAGAATGTGCAGTGGAATCAACTCAAGATATTAAAATTAGGATTTCTGAATTGGTTGAGTGGTGATGCCATAAACCAAATTCTTTTGGGTGCTCCTCGGTTGGAAGAGTTGGTTTTGGAGTATATACTATATGATATTGGTGAAAACGAAAACTTGAATATCCGATCTACTAGTTTGAAGATGCTGAGGCTAATCGTGGATTATGGTACTCGTTTTCCTGAAACTTCAGTGCTGAGAATTTGGGCCCCTAATCTCTTGACTTTTAATATTGAGGGTAATCTTTATTGTACTTGTTTGTTGGATGTCCCGTCTTTGACTCATGCAATTCTTGATCTGTTTAACCCTGGAGATATAGCAACACGATTTGAATTGTTTAAGCATGTTTTTCGTGGCATCCGCCATGCTGAGAAGGTCAAGTTGTCATCAAATTTGTTCATTAAG TTGCTTGCCGAATTAAAGAACCAAGAAATGGTTATGCCGTTGTTAGATTCTAAGATTCTAGAGCTCTACCATGGCGATGCCAAAGATATGCTTGATTTGGTTGGGATGATGTTTCCCAAGCTGGAGAGGTTAATTGTTCATAATTTCTTCTATAAG CGTCTCATTGGTGAAGATCTTCACATTGCTATGGTTGATGTATGTAATTCATTGGCGTCTGCTAAGATGACTTTTCCCAGTCCATCTCTTCTCCATCTAAAGACATTTGAGGCTACTTATTCCATATGCGACCTTTCAATAATTCCGGCAATAGGAATTCTGTTGGAAAACGCTCCCATACTTGAAAAGATGGTTATTCGACTACAACAGGATGAATCTGATCCAAAGACATTCACTTTGGCACGAGAGAAGGTGCTGAGTATGCCAAGATGCTCTCCTACTGCACAAGTCATCATAAGCTTAGTTCTTATATAA